The genomic DNA GTAGTTTTCACCAAATCCAGAGTGTCTACCGCCTTCTTCCTTTGATAAGATATATAGGGAGGATAAGAATTTGGTGTGAGCCTTGACAGTACCTGGTTTACACAAGACCATCCCTCTCTTCAGTTGATCTCTTCTGACACCTCTTAATAGAATACCAGCATTATCACCAGCCATAGCTTGgtccaattcttttctaAACATTTCAATACCAGTAACGATAGTCTTGATCGGAGTTGTATTGTGACCAacgatttcaatttcttcacccTTCTTCAAATTACCTCTTTCAACACGGCCAGTAACCACTGTACCTCTACCAGAGATCGAGAAAATATCTTCAACTGGCATCAAGAATGGTTTTTCTAGATCTCTCTTTGGGGTTGGAATGTATTCATCGACGGCTTCGAGTAATTTCATAACTGCCTGTTCACCAATTTCCGGTTGACGATCTTCCAAAGCGCAAAGAGCTGAACCCATGATGACTGGAACGTTATCACCGTCGAAGCCGTACTGAGTTAACAACTCTctcatttccatttcaacCAATTCCAACATTTCCGGGTCGTCCATTGTATCAACCTTGTTaacaaaaacaacaatATGCTGAACACCCACCTGTCTTGCTAGCAACAAATGCTCTCTAGTTTGTGGCATTTGACCGTCGGTGGCGGCAACAACAATAATCGCACCATCCATCTGAGCAGCACCTGTAATCATGTTTTTGATGTAATCGGCATGTCCGGGACAGTCGACGTGCGAGTAATGTCTATTCGCTGTTTCGTACTCAACATGCGCAGTAGATATAGTAATCCCACGGGCTCTTTCTTCAGGAGCCTTATCGATAGCGGCATAATCTAAGAAGTCGGCACCACCGTTTTTGGCTAAAGTTTTCGTAATGGCAGCTGTCAAAGTTGTTTTACCATGATCAACGTGTCCAATGGTACCGACGTTTAAATGCGGTTTCTTACGATCGAACGCAGCAGCAGATATACGCAACGATGAAGAGAAGTTTCTTGCCAAACTGGCTGGTCTTAAGAAACCTCTACACAAAGCTCCAGAGGGCAACCTCAACAAAGACATCACGGCACTTGCTCTAGATGTGTAAATCCTCTACGTATGAGCCAGAAATATGGAAGTGGAACAAATATCCAatgcaaattttgaagcctTTCCTGGAACCGGGGGGAAAACCGAAGTGAAAAAACCTGGGTCGGGTAACCGCGCCAATCCAGCAAGCACAACAAAAGCTAATATCAGACATATAAACGCACAACGAGCAGCGCGGTCACCGGGCCCGTGAGGCCGACAGAAACCAGTCGCAGAAGAGATGGCAAGATATTACTGTGAGTACTGTCACTCGTACCTGACACACGACACGCTCAGCGTCAGGAAATCGCATCTTGTGGGAAAGAACCATCTGCGAATAACTGCGGACTACTACCGAAACAAGGCCAGAGACGAGAACAAATGCATCTTCCGGCAGAAAAAAACCCACAGACCGGCTCCAGCCCCACCTTCACGCCCACCGGACAGTCCCAAACCCGCCGCTCTGCACTGCTTGTCCAACAGCGAAAACAAGAGCGCTGCAAGACTCGCTCGCGCACACAAGAAAGAGCTGGCGCAGCCCCACACAGGCATCCTACACAAACTCTACGATGGCTCGCCAGGATACTCCAAAGTCTTCATAGACTCCAACCGGCTCGACATAGGGGACCTGGTCAGGGCCAACAGGCTCCCGCAACGCGCCAACGCCGCCGCCGACACCGCCACACCGCAGGCGCGCACGAGAAACGAGACCGTCGCCCACAAGAACTGCACCACCACCGAATTCTCCCTCGAGCCCCCGCGCATCCTGACCCAGTGGAGCAGCACCGTCCCGAAAACAAGACTGTACAACGACAACGGCGGCTCGCTCATCAAGTCGATCGACGAGtccagaaaaagaatactCAGACGGAAAAAGTACTGAACTGCGAGTCCTGGCCCAGAACTGTCCAGACTGCCGCGCAGCGTCTCAGCAGCGTAACCACATGCGCCCACACTACGTCGCATTATATTAAGTTGCGTTATATTAATCATTAAACCATTACGTAGAAAATTACCTATCCAATAGCATGCTATCATCCGATCGACACTCACGCCGCGAATCCCGCCGCCTCCTGCTTCTCCTCGTCGCAGCACTCGTCGCTTGCGTCCTCGTCCTGCACCCGCGAAAGAATGACCAGAAAAACCACTCCCACCACCAGCAGCATGATCACCCCGATCAAAAACCATATCAGTATTATGCCCAGATAGTTATCTATGGGCTCGTCCTCGAAGTCGAGGCAGTTCATGAAAAACCGGTACACATTACTATTACTCATTCTACTCCGATGCGATGCCCCTGTCTGTGCTGGCTGTGCTTGCTGTGCTGGCGCCAATATGTTCAGGGCTGTGCTGGTCTCTTTTATATAAATACAGGTGTAAAGATATCTGCCTCCGAACTGTGCTGCTGCCGGGGGCATCGACACCACGATGGATCGCCAGAGTAAATCAATTACTATTCCCCTTTTCGTAAAGCAATTAAATAATAACTCACTGCACTTGACACTGAATTACTAAGATATTTCACTCTTCGCTTCACTGTGCGTTGCAGTGCAGCGCACTCCATGGCAGTGCCGTCCGTCCGCCGGTCACTCCGCTTCGCTTCGCTGAGTAAAGCAGCCAAAGCAGCCAAAGCAGCTAAAACGCATCCAAGCTGCCCTTCTCGGTGCACCTTACGCATATCGAAAATAAGCTCTGTATCCATGATTCTTCCATCTGTATCTATGCCGCCGATAGTCGCGCAGAATGTGCCGCCGAACGGGCGCTCCCTTAAAGCGTAGCAGCAACCGGACAAAACGGACGTGAGCATCCGCGGGTACGAGGCTCCGAGGGCAGCTGGGCGTTTAAATTTCGCAGGCAAACGGGGGGCGAGCGAGGGGACCGGACAGACGACGGATCAAAATGACGCCGGCCCTTGAAGCGAGTGTCCATAATAAGCGCGGGTAACCAAAGAAGGGTGCGTTTGCCCAATGCAGCAAATGGACCAGGAGGGGGCGGCGCCCGGAACGAGGGAGCGGGCAACGGCGGGCCGGGTAACGGCGCGGTGCCGCTCGTGCGGAGCGATGGAGATGCCGTCGGGCTGGCGTGTCGGTGTCGCTTGCGACGAGCCAATCAGTGGTCGCAGCGTGCCCCGAAGTGGCAGGAGGGCGCCAGGCGGCTGGATGGTGATGGGTGGTGGGTTATGCTCTCGAGACAGTATTAGACATCTTTCAGTTGAACAGAGAGCAGGGCAGGTGAGTACAAGaggcagcagcagcagtaAGACACGTTCAGACACGTTTCCTTGAGTCGCCCGCACAATGTTCCAAGTCGCTTTCAGAAGAACCTCTTCGTTGTTACAAAGATCGAACGTCCGCCTGCTATCGTCGAGCCCCGCCAGACGCAACGTCGTCCAGGAACTGTACTTGAGAGAGCTCAAGAATGTCAAGCTGAGTCCAATCACTGCTAAGGATGCAGAGGGGAGTGTCAAGCCATGGAGTGAGCCGGTAAAGCCAAGCATCCCTGACGTCGAGGCACAGGGCAACGATGCGTTGAAGGCGTATCAAGACGAGCTGGTGGAGACCAAGGGCAGCGAGGCAGGCGCATCGGAAGACGGCAATATCGAGGACGACTGGCTTGTCCTGGACGACGTCGAAGAAGAGTCGCACTCGCACTGAAAAcgaaaaatatatatatatattcaaaCTATGCAAAACGTGTAATTTCAATCCGTCAAGTATGCGTGAGCCTCTGGGTGGAGATTGGCAGGTGTCTGTGCCAATATAGCGATggctttttttgttttttagTGTACATAGCAGGCGCGCTCGATGCACACATGTACACATGGACGTACGCCCAGCAAGCGGTGTGTCGTAGGGCAAGGTAAGGCACACACGGATGAAATTTCGCAGTATCGAGGAGGCTGCTGGGTATGTGAACTCGCAGCTGGTTCTCAAGGGGTTCCTGAAACACGAGCTGTTGCTGAAGCTCGACGGCacaattgatgataacAGGCTCGTGGTGAACACCATCCACAGGCTGCTGAGGTCGCTCGACGACAAAAACGCACAGATATTGGAACTGCACGCCAGACAGCAGTTGCAGGACCAAGCCTCCCAAAAGGCACAACCAGAGCCTGTCGAAAAGTCTCCGAGAGCCGTGAGAAAGCTCGCAAGAGTGGTGAAGCCCACAGACAAATCGCCTCGCACTGACTCAAAGCTGCTTTCACAGCGGTACAAAGTGAAGGTGAACAAGCTAGAATCTACCATAGAAGAGCTCCGGCAGCAGCTTCAGCTGGAGCGAAACAGAAGGCACAACGGAACAAGCCATGCCAGCGATTTGACTTGGGAAATAAATCAAGATGTGACAGCATTGTCGCGAAATGTTCACTACACGCAGGTAGCGAAGTACGAGGAAGAAATCTCATCGCTGCTCGAAACCCGCGATGAGCATCAAGAATTGGCTCGCGAATTGGCCCAGTTCCTCGAAACTGTCAACCGCTACACATATTCAAGTGTGATAATGGGGGTCCGTGGTCTTCCGCCCCCTGCTAGAAGCCCGCGACTCCAGCAGCTGTCAAACGATGATCTTCAGGAACTCATAGCCGACTGGTACGAGATCGTGGCAATAGCGCAGAATTCGCAATCGCCTGAACCGTAGCAACAGAGCCTATATTTCCCACACAGCGGTTTATATATCGatgtttttcattttgagaCTCTAGTACAGGTGGCACCCGTGTACTATGAGCTACGTACataaagatatcaaattttttttttccccTTTGGCCATCTCAAAGAATCCAGTTCAAGTaatgatttgaataataaCACACAAGTGATTCAAGAGTCTTCATCGCAAGATCTTTCCAACCCGTTCAACTGTgttcaagaaagagatatataaacaTATATTTAGATAACAATGTCTGCCCCAGCTGCTAATGCTCAAGGTGAGGTTCCAACTTTTAAACTAGTTCTTGTTGGTGATGGTGGTACTGGTAAAACCACATTTGTTAAGAGACATTTGACCggtgaatttgaaaagaaatatattGCTACAATTGGTGTTGAAGTCCACCCATTGTCTTTCTACACCAACTTTGGTGAAATTAAGTTCGATGTTTGGGATACCGCTggtcaagaaaaatttggtgGTCTAAGAGACGGCTACTATATCAACGCACAATGTGGTATCATCATGTTCGATGTTACTTCAAGGATCACTTATAAGAACGTTCCAAACTGGCACAGAGATTTGGTCCGTGTTTGTGAGAATATTCCAATCGTTCTATGTGGTAACAAAGTTGATGTCAAAGAGAGAAAAGTCAAGGCAAAGACAATCACTTTCCacagaaagaagaatttgcaATACTACGATATCTCCGCCAAATCCAATtacaactttgaaaagccCTTCTTGTGGTTAGCCAGAAAATTGGCTGGTAACCCACAATTGGAATTCGTCGCTTCCCCAGCTTTGGCTCCACCAGAGGTCCAAGTTGACGAACAATTGATGCAACAATACCAACAAGAAATGGAACAAGCCACTGCATTACCATTGCCagatgaggatgatgcTGATTTATAATCAGCAAAAAGCATACTTCGTTTGTTTTTGCTCCATTATCGACTCTTTTCCCTGAAGGTTTGTTTAATCGATTACCCACTTATTTCTATATAgaatatatatgaaagatCATACTGAAGGAGAAGCTGCTATatttcagaagaaaaaaatttatctcAAGCTATAATTTGTGTCGTGTAgtactttcttttcaatggatcttttttttgtcattcGCAACCGTGCTACATGAAAACAACGAAAATTGATAGTTCTGAACAAGTGTCATAAACCTGTAAATTTAGAAACATTGACGTTTGTTTTCTTTCGTACAGTAGTAAGTTGTAACTACTAGTCTATTTGAGCATGGCAACTTTGCAATACGATATaaatacaaagaaaatcagTGGTTCTGGTACTGTTTTGGAATCGCAGGAAATTAACATTGCACAAATCAATGCTTTGACACAATCACTAGTCGCAGAATCTAATCCCAACTTTACTCCTCAACCTCACGATGACTCAACTAAACTGATTAAAAATCTGTTCGAGAGCGGGTTGAAAAATGCCAAACAGAACAGATTGCCAGAAGCTTTGAAGAACATCACGTTGGCGATTGAAATGGCTCAACGTAAGAGGGCACCCTGGGAAGCATTTGCTGTTCAACTACAAGAAATGCAATTCATGTTGCGTCACAAAATAGATCTTTCATTGGTACAGggaaaatatttggatgCATTGCAAGATCTAGACATGCTGCTTAATACTGGCTTGGTTCAACCAGAAATAATGATAAGGAAAACAGACGCTTTGCTTAAATTAGGTCAGTTGGATCAAGCACGTATTGATTGTGAAAGAGGCTTGAGTTTACAACCACAAAATGTTAAACTAAAGGCTCTCATGTTAGAATGCACAAGACGTTTAGCTAATTACAACGGCGATATTTAGGCGGTGCCACTCTATCACAATTATTTTTACTTCTAGGACAGGTTATATAGAGATatagaaacaaaaaagagcCTCCGGGGGGGCATTGAAATCTGTTATTAGCATagtattttcttgatctaCCGCTGATCTCgcttttttgtttttcggTGTGGTCCTCTTTCCATAACCACAGAACAACTTGgggaaaaaaattttcgaattttgaaattcttaCTCATTGACTGCAATTCTTCAGTAAAGAAACAAGCTAGAGTCTTTTTCGGCAATGGCATCCTCCACAGCGTTGtctttatcttcatcatccagTTCAGATATTAATGTTACCATCGAATCGTTTCTCGCCAGATTGAGAAGGAGGCAGATAGACTCACCATATGCCATGGCACTAGAAACATTACAGATTCTCAAAAGGTTCATATCTGCCGCTCGTTGGTCTCACGTCAACGAGCTGATTGAGCAAATTAGAGATCTAGCTAATAGACTGGAGAAGGCTCAACCAACTGCGTTTTGTTGCGGCAACGTTATAAAGAGAATTCTAGCTGTTATCCGTGATGAGGTTGAAGAAGACTTACGCGATAGCCTTGTTGGCATAGAAAGCAATGCATTGATTAATACTGTCACAGAGCCCATGATCTCCTCGATGTTTAACCTTCTGCAAAAACCAGaaaatcaacaacaaccaCAACAACAACCACAACAACTACAACATAAACTACAGAAAAATAACCAAAAAAGCAAAACAGACTTCCGTCAGGTAGCCATCCAAGGTATAAAAGATCTTATAGATGAAATCACAAATATAGATGATGGAATTCAACAAATTGCTATCGACCTAATCCATGACCACGAACTTCTACTGACGCCGACACCCGAATCCAAAACGGTTCTTAAATTTCTTATAAAGACTCGTGAAAGAAGTAATAGAACCTTTACCGTTTTAGTTACTGAGGGATTCCCAACCAATACATCGAAAGCACATGAATTTGCTAAGAAACTTGCACAACACAACATAGAAACTATAATCATACCTGATTCAGCAGTATTTGCCTTAATGTCTCGGGTTGGAAAAGTAATCATCGGTACAAAAGCCGTTTTCGTTAACGGTGGTTCCATATCATCAACATCGGGTGTTTCTTCCGTTTGTGAATGTGCTAGAGAATTCAAAACACCCGTTTTCGCCGTTGCAGGTCTGTACAAGCTATCCCCACTATATCcatttgatgttgaaaaattcgtTGAGTTTGGCGGTTCGCAATGCGTGTTACCCTTAATGGATCCACAAAATAGACTCGATATCATAAATCCAATTACAGATTACATTCCACCGGAGAACATAGATATCTATATCACTAACATTGGAGGCTTTGCACCAAGTTTCATATATCGTGTGGCGTGGGATAACTACAAACAAGTTGATGTTCATTTAGATCAAGTTTCTGCTTGAAACATTTTCGCCATCTTACAAGAGCACATCACAAAGTGACAAATACTATCAATGCATAGtctcaaaatgaaaataattccataatgataataataatttTAGTGTTTTCTATCTTGCTAGACAACTCTTCCGCCCTGTGCCTCGCTCGATCAAGTTCCTTCCAATAACTCGTTCTTGAGCTGGATgatttcatattttgttcaattttggaCACGGTGAAAATCAATGGGCTAAATTAAAATCTTACTAGACTTCTTTGAGTACGAGAGTATCGCTTAATTGCTTCCACGatacattttttgtaattaGAAGTTCTTACATTGATACGTATCAGCTAGATGGTGCATGGCATAAATGCGGATGAATCACTTGAAACGTTCTTGCGTATTAACAGGTCAAGGAGCCCTTTAACATTAATATCTAGTTACTTGTTATACACGAAAACCCTTCAGTGGAATTGTTCTCGAGTAAAATATCTGCTAGCTATTATTGATGCTTAATAAGGTCGTTGTTTTTGGTGGCACTGGATTTTTGGGTAAGAGAATTTGCCAAGAAGCCATTGAAAAGGGATTTCAAGTCGTATCGCTCTCGAGATCGGGTAAACCACCAGCTCCACAATCTTTGAGAGATGAAAGATGGATAAATGAGGTGAATTGGAATAGTGCCAACGTGTTCTCTCCCGATACATACCATAAACATTTGGCAGGAAGCCCAAATGTTGTTCACTCTCTCGGAATTCTTTTGGAAGAGGAAAGCTACAAGAAGAGTGTGCGGAAACCGCTTAATATATCGCTAGATTTGAAGAACTGGTTGCCTAGTTTTGGCAAAAACCCTCTGCAAAATaaagatccaaattttACCTATGAAAGAATGAACAAACAAAGCGCTCTAATTGTGGCGGATGCTCTTATGAAGACTCTCGACCCTAGCAAAACAGCGGTAGAAGATCGTCCGTCATTTACTTACATATCGGCAGATAGAGGATTTCCACTGATTCCTGAAGGGTATATAACCTCTAAACGAGGCGCTGAGAAGGAACTGATGAAACGCGATCATCTATTGAGGCCTATTTTGATGAGACCAGGCTTCATGTTCGACTCCAataaaagatcaaaagatGCACGTTCGTACATCCACAACGCCCTGGAGCTGTTAAATTGTGGAAACAAAGTTATTTTGGGAAACAATGTGCAGCTTTTCAATGAAGTGATCAGACCAACAATTTCCATTCAACAAGTCAGCAGAAGTATCATTTCTAGGATACGAGATCAGCAATTCGAAGGTGTTGTGAACCTAGAAGATATTCTCAAAGCATAAACATTTTTATTCGTCATCAAAAGTTACAAGCATTGTCTTTATATACAAGTATTACTCTATTATTTATGGAGTatgaatttatttttttcatttatgCTATCTTCTTAAAAAGGCTTGGTAGGCTTCTTGACTAACCTGGACATTGCCGATACTCCTTAGTTGTTTTTTACCCTCTTTCTGTTTTGAAAGTAACTTCTTCCTTCTGGAAACGTCGGATGCATGCAATTTAGCCAAAACAtcctttcttcttgcttTTATTGTCTCACGAGCCAATATCTTACCATTTGCTCTTGCTTGGATTACCACTTCGTATAGTTGAgatttgataaattcttTAAATTTTGTCACCCATTCTTTGCCAACACGATCAACTTGAGATCTATGCATAACTTGAGCTAACGCATCCACCCCCTTGCCATTTACTAGTAGTTCTAGCTTGACAACATCAGAATCGAAGTATCCAATATCTTCGTAATCAAGGGATGCATAGCCTCTCGACACCGACTTTAACTTGCCGAAGAAATCGTCAACAAGTTGTGCTAAAGGTAAATGGTATTTTAGCATAACTTGACCTGTCATGTTCAAACAGGATATCTCAATTTGCTGCCCCCGATTATTATCGCATAATTTTATGACGCTTCCGAGATATTCTTGTGGTAAGGTCATTATAGCCTCAACATAAGGTTCCTGAAAACACATTATTTTCGTTTTACGCAGAGCCAAGTCTGGAAAGTCGTCAGGGTTAGTGATGATCTTATCTGTTCCATCTCTGAATTTGATCAGATACGGCACAGTTGGCTGAGTAATAATTAATTTCGATCCGTACTCTTTTTCTAATCGTTCTCTGAACACCGATGCATGTAGTGAACCAAGAAAACCCAATCTCCAGCCCTGTCCTAAAGCATTAGATGTTTCACGCTGTAACAAAACGGATCTATCATTCAGCACCAACCTGTTGATATCGTCATCCAAAGCTTTGAATTCAGCACCATCCGCGGGAAATGCACCAACAAATACCATCGGTTTCGTTTCTTCAAACCCTGGGAGGACTTCCGTTTCCGATTCACGACCAAAGTGCATTAATGTGTCTCCAATCTTCGCCTCTTTCGAAGCTTTCATACCTGGAACAATATAGCCAACTTGCCCGGTGCTGAGGGATCCAGTAGGTATCCTATCGGGATACATGATACCAATTTCTCTGATCTCATACTTCTTATCCGTTTGAGCACTAATAATTTTATCGCCCTTTCGGAGTTTTCCGTCAACTATGTGTACCAGTAACACGACTCCCATGTAAGAGTCATACCAGGAATCTACTAAAAGGGCCCTGAATGGCTTCGTGCTGAGACCTTGTGGAGGCGGAATACGGTCGATAATAGCTGGTAGCAAATCAGCTTTTATGTTAAGCCCCGTTTTGGCACTTACACGTATGATATCCTCTTCAGGTAGTTCAAATGTGTTCACTATTTGGTCTTCTGCCTGTGCAATATCGGCGAGGTCCAAATCTATTTTATTAATCACGGGTACAAGCGTCAAGCCCATGCTGTATGCAAGGTAAAAATTTGCAACAGTTTGTGCTTGTACACCCTGAGAGGCATCCACCAGTAAGAGAGCACCACCACAGGATGCATATGATCTTGACACCTCACCTCTGAAATCGACATGACCAGGAGTATCGACCAGGTGTAGCAAATAGTCCTTGCAATTTCTCTTATCATGGTAAAACATTGAACAGGTTTGAGCTTTGATGGTAATgcctctttctctttcaacttCTAGTTTATCCAATACCTGTTTGTTTCCATCTCCTTGCTTAATGACGTTTGTCAATTCCAGTAACCTGTCACTCAAGGTAGATTTACCATGATCCACATGAGCAACGATGGAAAAGTTTCTATAGTTTTCGATCGGGATgtcttcaattcttttttgaagtgCTTCTAATTTAGTTGGTGCGTTAGCATGAGTATATCGAATAAATGACGTCCAGACGTTCTGCACCGATGGCCTTCGTATGAGCCGAAATTTAAGCATAAATTGTAAGTGGgaaagaaaacttcaatGTAACCACTGCATGGAATTTGGTTTATAAGGACGGCGTATCAACTATCAAAGTTTTGCAAAGGTTTTGCCAAAAACATATGGAAGGCATCGCGAAAGGGTCTCGATATCTGATTGAGCGGTTGGAAAAACAAAGCAGATATCTTTATATGACACAGAGGAGCTGCTAGATGAAGTTAAAGCTTATAATAAATGGATGCGAGAGTCCAGAAGATTACAAACTGCTGAGTACTGCGATTTCAAATGTAGCATCGCTGAGACAGACAGCTGTTTTAAGGTTCAATAGTGAGAAAGTAGTTTTTATTTCTACACCCAAGTCATTATCTGGCAGCAGTAGTACAATACTACAAGATGACAGCAGTCAGTTATGGTGCACTATACCTATGGATGTATTCAAGCTCTATAACGTTGTTTCCGTGCGAGAACAAAACGCAATAACCATGGAATACAATTGTGAATATTTACAAAGCGTATTCAAGAGGTACGACCGTGCGATGAACCAAGGGAGTGGCTCTGACATGACCATTAAGTTACAAGCGATTCCGGAGACAAAGCAAGAACCGCAAAAAGATGGTAGTCGTACGCCCAAACGGAACACCCTTTGTACTTTACGTGTCACCTTTGAAGAGATAATACATACACAAGCTGTGGACTCAACTGTTGATCACGGTTCAAGCGTATCAACAAACATGCTTGAAAATAGTAAAACAGTGATGCACTCTTTTGAAGTGCCTGTAAAAATGCTTTTTCGGGCTCAAGATGCAAGAATATTAGAACCCTCCATcgattattcaaaaatacaaatagATAAGTTGCCTCCCTTCACAAGTTCATTCGGACCATCCTTTCTGAATTTTATGAAgagaattgaaagatacAACAGCGTCAAACATGTGAAACTCAGTGCGTTACGAAAggaagatgaggaagaaggCTATCAAGATCAGCTCAGAATGATAGTCGAAGGGGCTGCATGGGATTCAGAAATCGCCTGGAATGGAGTCCTGGATCCCGTAGCACCATCTGGAGCAGTATCTGATATGTCACAAAGATCCGACTTGGATAAAATCGACGCAGATAGGCAGGAACTACTCGACGATGAATACGAAAGCATGAGAGTTGAAGATAGTGAAATGACAGGAAATATTGCACATGAATCAGATGTCCAGTTGAATGACATATCAGTAATGGTTGAGAAAGccgaaaaagaaagcataCACTTACATGAAGTTTTCATACAACCCAAAGACTGGAGAGTTTGTCATAGGCTTTATATCgcatttgaagaagtcATCTTGGCAATATCTCATGATCAATCTTGCGTTTTACATTGTTCTCTTGACAGGAGTGTCTTTAACGacgatgataatgatgatgaaatggaTACGAAAGCCAGAGAAAGAGGTCAAATCGTTTACTATATGCTTCGATCGAAGCGGCTATAAAAAGAGTAAAAAGCTCATAGATAACAGATGATTAggcatttttttcagcaaatTCTCTAACAAAATTAGCTAATTTTTGAACACTTTCAACAGATAAAGCATTGTAAATAGAGGCTCTGAAGCCACCAACAGAACGATGACCTTTCAACCCAGTTAGGTTCAACTCTGCAGCTTCTTTtaagaatttttcatctaGACCTTCCTTCTTTAGAGTGAATACaacattcatttttgatctGCAAGACTTGTCAACAGGCATATTGTAAAAGTTTGGGAACTGATCCAAAGATGTGTACAAAATATCTGCCTTTTTCTCGTTTTCGAACTGTTGCGCTTTGACACCACCTTTCTTTAGtaaatgttgaaaaaccAAGTCCATGACATGAAGAGTAAATATTGGGATAGTGTTGTAGGCGGAGTTATTTTTCACAACGGTTGGGAAATCAAAGGCTATTGGGGTAATTGGCAAACCCGCCTTATGTATTTCCTCCTCTGAtgctttcttgatatcttcCAAGATTGACTTCTTGATAATGTACAACGTCAATCCCGCAAGCCCAATATTCTTTTGCGCACCAGCAATAATTAGACCGTATTGCGACACTGGAATTTCCCGTGATAAAATATCACTTGACAGATCAGCAACAAGCTCAATATCTGGATTCGAAGTAACACATTCAGGTAGTCTTGGCCATTCAACACCATGCACGGTTTCATTTTCGCAAAGGTACACATATGAGAACTGGCCATCCTTGACTTTACCGGCCCATTCGGATTCTGGTGGTATAGAGCCATATTTACCATTGTTataatcttttgaattgaaGATGACCTCAGTTGGCACTCTTAGCCTTTTTGCTTCCTCGAGGGATTTCTGTGACCAGGACCCAGTGACCAAATACCCTGCAGTTCCAACTTTACCAGTCTTACCCAAGTAAGCAGCGGACAAATTCGATGCGATGGATGAAAATCCTGTGGTGCCACCACCCTG from Zygotorulaspora mrakii chromosome 7, complete sequence includes the following:
- a CDS encoding uncharacterized protein (ancestral locus Anc_6.91), whose translation is MKFRSIEEAAGYVNSQLVLKGFLKHELLLKLDGTIDDNRLVVNTIHRLLRSLDDKNAQILELHARQQLQDQASQKAQPEPVEKSPRAVRKLARVVKPTDKSPRTDSKLLSQRYKVKVNKLESTIEELRQQLQLERNRRHNGTSHASDLTWEINQDVTALSRNVHYTQVAKYEEEISSLLETRDEHQELARELAQFLETVNRYTYSSVIMGVRGLPPPARSPRLQQLSNDDLQELIADWYEIVAIAQNSQSPEP
- the SEC72 gene encoding Sec63 complex subunit SEC72 (similar to Saccharomyces cerevisiae SEC72 (YLR292C); ancestral locus Anc_6.89) — translated: MATLQYDINTKKISGSGTVLESQEINIAQINALTQSLVAESNPNFTPQPHDDSTKLIKNLFESGLKNAKQNRLPEALKNITLAIEMAQRKRAPWEAFAVQLQEMQFMLRHKIDLSLVQGKYLDALQDLDMLLNTGLVQPEIMIRKTDALLKLGQLDQARIDCERGLSLQPQNVKLKALMLECTRRLANYNGDI
- the ATP14 gene encoding F1F0 ATP synthase subunit h (similar to Saccharomyces cerevisiae ATP14 (YLR295C); ancestral locus Anc_6.92), translated to MFQVAFRRTSSLLQRSNVRLLSSSPARRNVVQELYLRELKNVKLSPITAKDAEGSVKPWSEPVKPSIPDVEAQGNDALKAYQDELVETKGSEAGASEDGNIEDDWLVLDDVEEESHSH
- the YHC1 gene encoding Yhc1p (similar to Saccharomyces cerevisiae YHC1 (YLR298C); ancestral locus Anc_6.94), which encodes MARYYCEYCHSYLTHDTLSVRKSHLVGKNHLRITADYYRNKARDENKCIFRQKKTHRPAPAPPSRPPDSPKPAALHCLSNSENKSAARLARAHKKELAQPHTGILHKLYDGSPGYSKVFIDSNRLDIGDLVRANRLPQRANAAADTATPQARTRNETVAHKNCTTTEFSLEPPRILTQWSSTVPKTRLYNDNGGSLIKSIDESRKRILRRKKY
- the TUF1 gene encoding translation elongation factor Tu (similar to Saccharomyces cerevisiae TUF1 (YOR187W); ancestral locus Anc_6.95), which gives rise to MSLLRLPSGALCRGFLRPASLARNFSSSLRISAAAFDRKKPHLNVGTIGHVDHGKTTLTAAITKTLAKNGGADFLDYAAIDKAPEERARGITISTAHVEYETANRHYSHVDCPGHADYIKNMITGAAQMDGAIIVVAATDGQMPQTREHLLLARQVGVQHIVVFVNKVDTMDDPEMLELVEMEMRELLTQYGFDGDNVPVIMGSALCALEDRQPEIGEQAVMKLLEAVDEYIPTPKRDLEKPFLMPVEDIFSISGRGTVVTGRVERGNLKKGEEIEIVGHNTTPIKTIVTGIEMFRKELDQAMAGDNAGILLRGVRRDQLKRGMVLCKPGTVKAHTKFLSSLYILSKEEGGRHSGFGENYRPQMFIRTADVTVVLKFPQSIEDHSMQVMPGDNVEMECELIHPTPLEVGQRFNIREGGKTVGTGLITRIIE
- the GSP1 gene encoding Ran GTPase GSP1 (similar to Saccharomyces cerevisiae GSP1 (YLR293C) and GSP2 (YOR185C); ancestral locus Anc_6.90); this encodes MSAPAANAQGEVPTFKLVLVGDGGTGKTTFVKRHLTGEFEKKYIATIGVEVHPLSFYTNFGEIKFDVWDTAGQEKFGGLRDGYYINAQCGIIMFDVTSRITYKNVPNWHRDLVRVCENIPIVLCGNKVDVKERKVKAKTITFHRKKNLQYYDISAKSNYNFEKPFLWLARKLAGNPQLEFVASPALAPPEVQVDEQLMQQYQQEMEQATALPLPDEDDADL